One Mercurialis annua linkage group LG3, ddMerAnnu1.2, whole genome shotgun sequence DNA window includes the following coding sequences:
- the LOC126671374 gene encoding pentatricopeptide repeat-containing protein At1g63080, mitochondrial-like: MTNIDDALLSFNTMLHINPLPSIVEFNKLLSALVRMKHFQAVLSLCKRLELAGLPFNAYTINIVMNCFSHLHRVDFGFAMLGKIFKGGFRLDVIMFNPLLNGLCLQGKIAQAVELFDDIEAKGYQLDVYAYTSIANALCKIGKSSAAISLLQRMREKSCQPNVVTYNTIIDGLCREGFVTTAKNLVLEMKRENILADVVTYSSLIRCLFNLGQCKEALALHNEMFDWKIKPDVVIFNVLVDGLCKEGMVLEARDIVETMTQPNVVTYNSLIGGYCQQNQLSEARKVFDIMVSKGCTPNIVTYNILIKLYCKNKTMDDPDYDKDRKKGGGGLITPAKEGPTTGEQKKKKTDHEETLVPNEEKKAMKKRKHDYEKKNRKKNYIRPFICILIKCYKLYFAKGIQRICILGKESEGYVDTMIIQAIGLLDDLDKELNTYAMRLMKQFDTVLSLCKQLELAEVSLDVYTISILINCFCRLRHVNFGFSMLGKIFKLGFRPDDVTFNPLINGLCLESKIAQAVELFDDLEGKGYQLNVYAYSIIAAGLCKIGKSNVAVGLLQRMREKGCQPDIVTYNTLINGLCRDGKCKEALALYNEMFDRKINPNVVTFNVLVDGLCKEGMVLEAHNIVKTMAQRGIEPNVVTYGSLIDGYCQRNRFNEARDVFDTMVSEGCTPSALTYTSLIRCIGPSSDIATYGSLIYGFCRHGDFDAALALFHEMEKSIWKPDNPSTDSILGQTSNPMAGNGEEFVPKKRKTDDESLTDGVAKEAPTTDSILGRTSNQ, encoded by the exons ATGACTAATATTGATGATGCCCTACTTTCATTTAATACCATGCTTCACATCAACCCCTTACCTTCCATAGTTGAGTTTAATAAATTGTTATCTGCACTTGTCAGAATGAAACATTTTCAGGCCGTGCTTTCTCTTTGTAAGCGATTGGAATTGGCAGGACTTCCGTTTAATGCTTACACTATTAACATAGTGATGAATTGCTTCAGTCACTTGCATCGTGTCGATTTTGGATTCGCCATGCTAGGAAAAATCTTCAAAGGCGGATTTCGGCTTGACGTGATTATGTTTAATCCCTTACTCAATGGCCTTTGTTTACAAGGTAAAATTGCTCAAGCTGTCGAATTGTTTGATGATATAGAAGCCAAGGGTTATCAACTTGATGTTTATGCTTATACTTCTATTGCTAATGCCTTATGTAAAATTGGAAAATCCAGTGCTGCAATTAGTTTACTTCAAAGAATGAGAGAAAAAAGTTGTCAGCCAAATGTTGTGACCTATAATACAATTATCGACGGGCTTTGCAGGGAGGGTTTCGTTACCACGGCTAAAAACCTTGTATTAGAGATGAAGAGAGAAAATATATTGGCTGATGTTGTAACTTATAGCTCTTTAATTCGTTGTCTTTTCAATTTAGGCCAATGCAAGGAAGCTTTAGCTTTACATAATGAAATGTTTGATTGGAAAATCAAGCCAGATGTAGTCATTTTCAATGTATTGGTCGATGGTTTGTGTAAAGAAGGGATGGTTTTAGAGGCTCGTGATATAGTTGAAACAATGACGCAGCCGAATGTGGTCACTTACAATTCATTAATAGGTGGATATTGTCAGCAGAATCAATTAAGTGAGGCTAGAAAAGTATTTGACATTATGGTAAGCAAGGGTTGCACTCCTAATATTGTGACTTACAACATTTTGATTAAACTGTACTGCAAGAACAAAACGATGGATGat CCTGACTATGACAAAGACCGAAAGAAGGGAGGTGGCGGATTGATAACTCCTGCCAAG GAGGGTCCAACTACTGGtgagcagaagaagaaaaaaactgaTCATGAAGAGACTTTGGTGCCAAATG AAGAAAAGAAGGCGATGAAGAAGCGAAAACATGACTATGAGAAGAAGAATAGAAAAA AAAACTACATTAGGCCATTTATTTGCATACTG ataaaatgttataaattgtattttgcGAAAGGAATCCAAAGGATATGTATTTTGGGAAAGGAATCCGAAGGATAT GTTGACACAATGATTATTCAAGCTATTGGTTTGCTTGATGATCTTGATAAGGAGCTTAACACATATGCAATGAGATT AATGAAACAATTTGACACCGTGCTTTCTTTGTGCAAACAATTGGAATTGGCTGAAGTTTCACTTGATGTTTACACTATTAGCATATTGATAAATTGCTTCTGTCGTTTGCGTCATGTGAATTTTGGATTCTCTATGTTGGGAAAAATCTTCAAGCTTGGATTTCGGCCTGACGATGTTACTTTTAATCCCTTGATCAATGGGCTTTGTTTAGAAAGTAAAATTGCTCAAGCTGTGGAATTGTTTGATGATTTAGAAGGCAAGGGATATCAGCTTAATGTTTATGCCTATAGTATTATTGCCGCTGGCTTATGTAAAATTGGAAAATCCAATGTTGCCGTTGGTTTACTTCAAAGAATGCGAGAAAAAGGGTGTCAGCCAGATATTGTAACCTATAATACACTCATCAATGGCCTTTGCAGGGATG GTAAATGTAAGGAAGCTTTAGCTTTATATAATGAAATGTTTGATAggaaaatcaatccaaatgtagTCACTTTCAATGTATTAGTTGATGGTCTTTGTAAAGAAGGGATGGTTTTAGAAGCTCATAATATAGTCAAAACAATGGCACAGAGGGGGATAGAACCGAATGTGGTCACTTACGGTTCACTGATTGATGGATATTGTCAGCGGAACCGATTCAATGAGGCTAGAGATGTATTTGACACAATGGTAAGCGAGGGTTGCACCCCTAGTGCTCTAACTTACACCTCTTTAATTCGTTGTATTGGCCCTTCTTCGGATATAGCAACTTACGGAAGTTTGATATATGGCTTTTGTAGACATGGGGATTTCGATGCCGCATTGGCTCTATTTCATGAAATGGAAAAGAGTATATGGAAACCTGATAATCCCTCTACCGATTCTATACTGGGACAAACATCAAACCCCATGGCTGGTAATGGGGAAGAATTTGTCCCAAAGAAGAGAAAGACTGATGACGAATCTCTTACTGATGGTGTAGCAAAGGAGGCTCCAACTACCGATTCTATACTTGGACGTACATCAAACCAATGA
- the LOC126673640 gene encoding probable nucleolar protein 5-2, translated as MLVLFETPAGFALFKVLDEGKLSKVEDLAKEFSSADSARKVVKLKAFSKFENTSEALEAATKIIEGTASKGLRKFLRAHCDSEILAVADSKLGNAIKEKLKIDCVHSNAVMELMRGVRSQLTELISGLGAQDLAPMSLGLSHSLSRYKLKFSPDKVDTMIIQAIGLLDDLDKELNTYAMRVREWYGWHFPELAKIVQDNIQYAKAVKLMGSRDNSAKLDFSEILSEEIETELKEAALISMGTEVSEVDLMNIRELCDQVLSLSEYRAQLYDYLKSRMNSIAPNLTALVGELVGARLIAHGGSLINLAKQPGSTVQILGAEKALFRALKTKHPTPKYGLIFHASLVGQAAPKTKGKISRSLAAKTILAIRYDALGDGEDSSLGLESRIKLEARLRSLEGRELSRTAGSAKGKPKIEAYDKDRKKGAGGLITPAKAYNPSADALLAQTPNSTNGNEEEMVPKKRKKDDQSLTGGEVAEEAQPTGEKKKEKKKKKKTDEEGATLQNGAANGVADHEEDEGEAKKEKKKKKKQKAEENDVENADEGEKKKKKRKHAEQDEESEIPSKKKDKKKRKSEA; from the exons atgctTGTTTTGTTTGAGACGCCGGCGGGGTTTGCCCTATTTAAAGTTTTAGATGAAGGGAAACTATCTAAAGTTGag GACTTAGCTAAAGAGTTTTCCTCGGCTGACTCTGCTAGAAAG GTTGTCAAGTTGAAAGCCTTTTCGAAATTTGAAAATACGTCAGAGGCGTTGGAAGCAGCAACGAAGATAATTGAAGGAACAGCTAGCAAAGGGCTGCGAAAGTTTTTGCGTGCACATTGTGATAGTGAAATCTTGGCTGTCGCTGATTCAAAGCTTGGAAATGCAATCAAGGAAAAGCTG AAAATAGATTGTGTTCATAGCAATGCTGTCATGGAGTTGATGAGGGGTGTAAGGAGTCAGTTGACTGAACTGATATCCGGTCTAGGTGCGCAAGATTTGGCTCCAATGAGCTTGGGTTTATCTCATAGCCTGTCTAGGTACAAACTGAAGTTCAGCCCTGATAAG GTTGACACAATGATTATTCAAGCTATTGGATTGCTTGATGATCTCGATAAGGAGCTAAACACATATGCAATGAGAGTTAGGGAATGGTATGGCTGGCATTTTCCTGAACTTGCTAAGATTGTACAAGACAACATTCAATATGCCAAAGCGGTGAAGCTTATGGGTAGCCGTGATAATTCTGCTAAGCTAGATTTCTCTGAG atACTATCAGAAGAAATTGAGACTGAACTGAAGGAAGCAGCTTTGATATCCATGGGAACTGAAGTTAGTGAAGTTGATTTGATGAACATCCGAGAACTCTGTGACCAGGTTTTATCTCTATCTGAATACAGAGCTCAGCTGTATGATTATCTAAAAAGCAGGATGAACAGCATTGCACCGAATTTAACTGCTCTCGTTGGTGAGCTTGTTGGAGCTCGTCTAATTGCTCATGGGGGCAGCTTGATAAATCTCGCAAAGCAGCCTGGGAGCACAGTTCAAATTCTTGGGGCAGAAAAGGCCCTTTTCAGAGCTCTAAAGACAAAGCATCCAACTCCTAAATATGGTCTTATTTTCCATGCATCTTTGGTAGGCCAAGCAGCCCCGAAGACCAAAGGGAAAATTTCAAGGTCACTTGCTGCTAAAACAATACTGGCAATTCGTTATGATGCTCTTGGAGATGGCGAAGATAGCTCTCTGGGACTGGAAAGCCGAATCAAG CTGGAAGCACGGTTAAGGAGTCTTGAAGGGAGAGAATTGAGTCGTACCGCTGGATCTGCTAAAGGCAAACCAAAGATTGAAGCTTATGATAAGGACCGAAAGAAGGGAGCTGGAGGGTTGATAACTCCTGCCAAG GCTTATAATCCTTCTGCAGATGCTCTTCTTGCACAAACTCCAAATTCCACTAATGGGAATGAAGAAGAGATGGTCccaaagaagagaaagaaagatGACCAATCTCTTACTGGAGGGGAAGTAGCAGAAGAAGCTCAACCTACCGgtgagaagaagaaagagaagaagaaaaagaagaaaactgaTGAAGAGGGAGCCACTTTGCAAAATGGTGCAGCAAATGGTGTTGCAGatcatgaagaagatgaaggggaagcaaagaaagaaaagaagaaaaagaagaaacaaaaagCTGAAGAAAATGATGTGGAAAATGCTGATGAGGgcgaaaagaagaaaaagaagcgAAAACATGCTGAACAAGATGAAGAATCCGAAATTCCAAGCAAGAAGAAAGATAAAAAGAAGCGAAAAAGTGAAGCTTAA
- the LOC126673642 gene encoding double-stranded RNA-binding protein 2-like gives MYKNQLQELAQRSCFNLPSYSCIREGPDHAPRFKATVNFNGETFESPAFCSTLRQAEHAAAEVALNTLASRGPSRALAARVLDETGVYKNLLQETAHRAGLKLPVYTTVRAGPGHVPSFSCTVELAGMGFTGEPARTKKQAQKNAAMAAWSGLRRLVQHGASSSSSLSSPIENKKGGEEQEQVVVARFLASLQPSELKKFKQKDCQIGHERFVPICQDLTPPNATLYPMLCQNWAFPSFSPEMAVYQMWQQEQLLQLQNRLLTLQVPPAPPRGPPIVPYMQSILTPDSHLFVPLRQQEPVPLGPRLSIASSRPLLYLSDTATSDSGSGKSTVTIQEIPDEKSEDLPCCSPSMVSDFPVLGNFGTEVRFKELSCNDDKRGSPESMVENVQVGENRTEQASQRNIVDSGYSHMVQNPIGFVSSRSTSQFSPRPNSTSNRPPAMMIRSVGPKPLRAAPPVQTRTMGPVSSVHMPHDWAARIHDPPRMRTGGPSYSTRPHPQRMEFGGVHPRFMAPAVRIRSVVPVCSAPPPARKMPAAEQEGASVNKQKNDVIPENVSTTSSEFGKLRI, from the exons ATGTACAAGAACCAACTGCAAGAATTGGCTCAAAGAAGCTGCTTCAACTTGCCATCTTATTCGTGTATAAGGGAAGGACCAGACCATGCTCCTCGTTTCAAAGCTACGGTCAATTTCAATGGAGAAACTTTTGAGAGCCCTGCTTTCTGCTCGACTTTGAGGCAGGCAGAACATGCGGCTGCTGAGGTAGCGTTGAACACACTTGCTAGTAGAGGCCCCTCGAGAGCATTAGCTGCTAGAGTGCTG GATGAAACTGGAGTCTATAAAAACTTGCTTCAGGAGACTGCTCACAGGGCTGGCTTAAAGCTTCCTGTGTACACAACTGTTCGTGCAGGTCCTGGGCACGTTCCTAGCTTCTCGTGCACAGTTGAACTTGCTGGAATGGGTTTTACTGGGGAACCAGCTAGGACCAAGAAACAAGCACAAAAGAATGCAGCAATGGCTGCTTGGTCTGGCCTCAGAAGAT tgGTCCAACATGGTGCGTCATCCTCCAGTTCATTATCTTCtccaattgaaaataaaaaaggcgGTGAGGAGCAAGAACAAGTTGTTGTTGCTCGTTTTCTTGCGTCTCTACAACCATCAGAATTGAAGAAATTCAAGCAAAAAGATTGCCAGATAGGACATGAGAGATTTGTTCCAATCTGCCAGGACTTAACCCCTCCAAATGCAACCTTATATCCTATGCTATGCCAAAACTGGGCATTTCCTAGCTTTTCTCCGGAAATGGCCGTTTACCAAATGTGGCAGCAAGAACAATTGTTGCAGCTGCAAAACCGTTTGCTAACACTTCAAGTTCCGCCAGCCCCTCCTCGTGGTCCTCCGATTGTTCCTTATATGCAGTCTATACTCACCCCAGATTCCCATCTATTTGTTCCTTTACGGCAGCAAGAACCTGTACCTCTTGGCCCCAGACTTTCAATTGCCTCCTCGCGTCCATTACTGTACCTCTCAGATACCGCGACTTCTGATTCAGGCAGCGGCAAGTCAACTGTTACCATCCAGGAGATACCCGACGAGAAATCAGAGGATTTACCTTGTTGCTCTCCATCCATGGTTTCAGATTTCCCTGTTCTCGGAAACTTTGGTACTGAAGTGAGATTCAAGGAGCTGAGTTGCAACGATGACAAAAGGGGTTCACCGGAGAGCATGGTTGAGAATGTTCAAGTTGGAGAGAACCGAACTGAGCAAGCTTCCCAGAGGAACATCGTCGATTCAGGATACTCGCATATGGTGCAAAATCCAATCGGTTTTGTCTCTTCCCGTTCTACTTCACAATTTTCTCCAAGACCAAACTCAACAAGTAATAGACCGCCCGCTATGATGATCAGAAGTGTGGGACCAAAACCTTTGCGTGCAGCGCCTCCTGTACAGACTAGAACAATGGGACCGGTTTCTTCAGTGCACATGCCACATGATTGGGCAGCACGAATTCATGATCCTCCAAGAATGAGAACGGGCGGTCCCTCGTATTCAACCCGACCCCATCCTCAAAGAATGGAGTTCGGAGGAGTTCACCCCCGTTTCATGGCACCAGCTGTTCGAATAAGATCAGTTGTACCAGTTTGTTCCGCTCCACCACCAGCCCGGAAAATGCCAGCTGCTGAGCAAGAGGGAGCATCAGTTAACAAACAGAAGAATGATGTAATACCTGAAAATGTCTCAACGACAAGTTCAGAGTTTGGCAAGCTTAGAATATGA
- the LOC126673643 gene encoding pentatricopeptide repeat-containing protein At2g06000 produces MNLSLFKTRPFRVRASKIITTHFHNYTTGGGLHPIKGDKEELIKNQEAWFVKIIATIFVTSHCLDSSCLRYISENLKSPLIAFEVIKWFSKYPLVGLKFLEFSRVKLNLVHCFLAYESLIRSCCAMGFHDLVEIVVDHMRSDGHLFDSELLGFLVFSFVKVGKFDFVERLLARVEEVRISSYMYNYLLNELVGGNRVHEAVNLFKEQLALHSPPDTCTFNILIRGLCKAGEVEKGYELFRDMRSFGCLPDVVSYNTLISGLCRSNKLDRIDRAFDLLKEVQSINDCSPDVWTYTSIISGFCKLGELEKASVLFEEMIRFGIAPTVVTFNVLIDGFGKIGNMVAAEAMHEKMFSFSCSPDVVTFTSLIYGYTRAGAVHMGLKLWDVMRSRNVSPNVYTFAVLIHALCKENRINEARDLLTQLKFSNVFPKPFIYNPVIDGFCKCGNVDEANVIVREMEEKRCEPDKVTFTILIIGHCMKGRTVEAIDIFKKMVAIGCAPDNITISSLVACLLKAGKPNEAFQIMRTTSEDFNLSCSSFRKTFYMRPKTDIPVAA; encoded by the coding sequence ATGAACCTCTCATTATTcaaaacccgaccttttagGGTTCGAGCCTCCAAAATAATCACCACCCATTTTCATAATTACACCACAGGAGGAGGATTACACCCAATTAAGGGTGATAAAGAGGAATTAATAAAGAATCAAGAAGCTTggtttgttaaaattatagCCACCATTTTTGTCACTTCACATTGCTTGGATTCATCTTGTTTAAGGTATATATCTGAAAATTTGAAGAGCCCTTTGATTGCTTTTGAGGTAATTAAGTGGTTTTCTAAGTACCCATTAGTTGGTTTGAAGTTTTTGGAGTTTAGTAGAGTGAAATTGAATCTTGTTCATTGTTTTTTGGCTTACGAATCGCTTATAAGATCGTGTTGTGCAATGGGGTTTCATGATTTGGTAGAGATTGTTGTTGATCATATGAGAAGTGATGGGCATTTGTTTGATAGTGAGCTTTTAGGATTCTTGGTTTTTTCATTTGTGAAAGTGGggaagtttgattttgttgagAGATTACTTGCTCGGGTTGAGGAGGTTCGGATTAGTTCTTATATGTATAATTACTTGTTGAATGAGTTGGTTGGTGGAAATAGAGTGCATGAGGCTGTTAACTTGTTTAAAGAGCAATTGGCATTGCATTCTCCTCCGGATACTTGTACATTTAATATTCTTATTCGAGGTCTTTGCAAAGCAGGGGAAGTCGAAAAGGGATATGAATTATTCCGTGATATGCGCAGTTTTGGTTGTTTACCTGATGTTGTTTCTTATAACACTCTTATAAGTGGATTATGTAGGTCGAATAAGTTAGATAGAATAGATAGAGCGTTTGATTTATTGAAGGAGGTTCAATCTATAAATGATTGTTCACCAGATGTTTGGACTTATACATCTATTATATCTGGCTTTTGCAAGCTGGGTGAGCTCGAGAAAGCCTCTGTGCTTTTTGAGGAAATGATTAGATTCGGGATTGCACCGACTGTAGTTACGTTTAATGTTCTTATTGATGGGTTTGGTAAGATTGGAAACATGGTTGCAGCAGAAGCCATGCATGAAAAGATGTTTTCTTTTAGTTGCTCGCCTGATGTAGTTACTTTTACTTCCTTGATTTACGGTTATACTAGAGCAGGAGCAGTTCACATGGGTTTGAAGCTTTGGGATGTCATGAGATCGAGAAATGTATCTCCAAATGTTTATACTTTTGCAGTTCTTATCCATGCTCTCTGCAAGGAGAACAGGATTAATGAAGCTCGTGACCTTTTGACGCAACTGAAGTTTAGTAATGTCTTTCCGAAACCCTTTATATACAACCCTGTGATTGATGGGTTCTGCAAGTGTGGGAATGTGGATGAGGCAAATGTAATTGTGAGAGAAATGGAGGAGAAGAGATGCGAACCCGATAAAGTAACATTTACCATTTTGATTATTGGGCACTGTATGAAAGGAAGAACAGTTGAAGCAATTGATATTTTCAAGAAGATGGTAGCAATTGGTTGTGCCCCGGATAACATTACTATTAGTTCATTAGTAGCTTGCCTTCTCAAAGCTGGGAAGCCGAATGAAGCGTTTCAAATTATGAGAACGACATCAGAGGATTTCAACTTGAGTTGTTCATCTTTTAGAAAAACATTTTATATGAGACCAAAGACAGATATTCCAGTAGCTGCATGA